The nucleotide window CGAAAGGACTGTTCTTTACAGGATTTACTCAGGACGATGCCAATCCTGATATAGGAGACAGTGCGATTACAGAAACTGTAGGTGTAGGAGGAATGACTATGATAGCTGCTCCCGGAGTAACAAGATTTGTAGGAGCCGGAGGATTTAAAGATGCTTTAAAAGTAAGTGATGAAATGTCTGAAATATGTACAATTCATAATCCTAATTTTGCTATTCCTACTTGGGACTTTAAAGGAGCACCTTTGGGAATAGATATAAGAAAAGTAGTAGAAACAGGAATAACACCTGTTATAAATACAGGAATAGCTCATAAAAATGCAGGCGTAGGGCAGGTAGGAGCAGGAACTGTAAGAGCACCTTTAGCATGTTTTGAAAAAGCCCTGGTAGCTTATGCAAAACATATCGGTTTGGATGTTGAATAATGAATAAATCACATGAAAAGTATGGAGAAGACGGAAGCATCAGTGAATTGATGCTCCTGTATCTCAAAAATCAAAAAATCGGTTATATTCACAGTATATTTAAAAGTTCTTTAAATATCCGATTTGGAGAAAATTTAATTCATATTTCAGGGGATAATAAAGGGTTAACATGTTTCGGATGTTGTATAACGGGAAAAAAAATAAAGAATATAATTTTAAATGCAGATATAGACGATATTGTAATAAAAAAGGGTAATAATCTTTTATTCTATACAAATTCAGGTGTTCGGGAAATTGATATTTTAAAATTGAAAAAAGTGAATTTAAAAATCGAAAATATAAAAATATCTGAAAAAATATTGGAAGAAATATTTGGACATTTAAAAAATATAAATTTTGAGGAAAAAACAGGAATAGAAAATAAGGAAGTTATAAAATATTTACAAGAGGCAATTTCCGAAGAAAGTCAAAGATATTTAACGGGAAGAGGCAAAGGACTTACTCCTTCAGGTGATGATATTTTAGTAGGGTTTGCATTAATACAACATTTATGTACAGGAAATGTTGAACTTAAATGCGGAGATTTGACTACTGATATAAGTAGACAATATTTTAAAGCATTTAATGAAGGCTATACAAATCAATATTTGATTGAATTATTTTCCGGAAATATTGAAAAATCTATTTGTAATATCACTCAAATAGGACATACTTCGGGATATGATTTGCTATTCGGGATATTTTTAGGAATAAAAAAATTTTTAAAATGGAGGAAATAAAATGAGCAGTATGTTGGAAAAGCGTTATAAAGCGATGAATGTATCAGAGCGTTACTGGTGGAAAGTAGTAGCATTATGTTTTGCAGGATGGATTTTAATGTATGCAGACAGAACTATTTTAGGACCTGTTATGGGAAATATAGCTGAACAGTTTAATTTAAATAATACCCAATTGGGAGCTGTAAACAGTATATTTTTCCTTACATATGCAATTATGCAGATACCTTTTGGAATAGTCGGAGATAGAATAGGGAGAAGACTTGTAATTACTTTCGGATTTGTTTTGTTCGGAGTAACTACGTTTTTAAGCGGAATAGCGAGCGGATTGGGTGTATTCATGATATACAGAGCCATAACAGGAATAGGAGAAGGTGCATATTACGGACCTCAATATGCTTTGTCGGGTGAGGCAATACCCCAAAAAAGCTTGGCTTTAGGAACAGCTATTATAAACAGTGGTATGGCTTTCGGAACATCGGGAGGATATTTACTGTCAAGTTACCTTGTGTTACAGAAAGGGCATCATTGGAGTTTACCTTTCTTTATCATGTCGGTACCTACAATTATAGTAGGATTACTGTTTATGACTTTGAAAGAAAGAGTTATCAAACCTGAAGATGCAGGAAAAGAAGTAATACAGGAAGTAAAAGAAGAAATTAAAAAAGAAAAAACTTCAGGATTGTCCGTATTCAAGAATAAAAACTTAATGTGTGCATTTTTGCTGCTATTTTGTTCAATTTATGCAAATTTTGTTATAATAACATGGCTTCCTGAATTTTTGAAACAGGAAAGAGGTTTTGCAGGAACAAGTGTAGGATTTATAGCTTCATTAGTTCCTTGGTCTTCAATACCGGGAGCATTGTTATTTGCAAGATTATCGGATAAATTGAAAAAAACGAAAATATTTGTATATTCATTAGTTCCTTTGGCACTTATTTCTACATTCAGTATGGCTTATGTAACAAACAGAACAGTTTTAATACTTATGCTTATATTATACGGATTAACAGGAAAATTAGCATTAGATCCCATACTGGTAGCATATGTTACTAAAAACTCTCCGAAAGAAGCATTGGGAACAGCATTAAGTGCATATAATTTTATAGGTATGTCTGCTGCTATTACGGCTCCATTTATAACGGGATGGTTAAAAGATAAATTCGGTTCTATGCAATCAGGATTTTATCTTGCTTCAGTTCTATTGCTTGTAGGGATGTTAATATTCAGTGCTGCAAGTGAAAATGGAAATAAAAAAGTGTAGTATAAATTAGAAATTATATTATAAATAATTTATTAAAATTTTAGAGAGGTGAGTCAAATGAATGATGTAGTCATAGTGTCTCCTGATAAATTGCATAATCTTATTAAAAATAAATTGGAAAAAGCAGGATTAAAATCCGAGCATGCCGATGAAGTGGCAAAACATTTAGTATTTGCAGATAGTTGCGGTATTCATTCTCATGGAGCGGTTCGTGTAGATTATTATGCCGAAAGAATTGCAAAAAAAGGTGTTACGATAGATCCTAAAATGAGTTTCGAGAAAACAGGTCCTTGTACAGGGATTTTCCACGGAGATAACGGAATAGGACAATATGTGGCTGAAAAAGCATTGAAATATGCGATTGAGATGGCTAAGGAAAATGGAGTAGCTATAGTGGGAGTCGAAAAATTAAGTCATAGCGGTACAATGGCGTACTATTTGAACGAAATAGCTGAAAATGATTTAATAGGACTTTCAATGTGTCAATCAGATCCTATGGTAGTTCCTTTCGGAGGAAGAGAGCCTTATTACGGAACAAATCCTATAGGATTCGGAGCTCCCGCTTCGGAAGGATTGCCTATTGTATTTGATATGGCAACGTCAGTTCAGGCTTGGGGTAAAATCCTTGATGCCCGTTCTAAAAATATGGAGATTCCCGATACATGGGCTGTGGACAGAAAAGGTGTACCCACAACAAATCCTCATGATGTAGGGGCATTGTTGCCTATTTCAGGGCCTAAAGGTTATGGACTTATGATGATAGTGGATATTCTGTCAGGCTTGATGTTAGGATTGCCTTTCGGAGGACATGTTTCTTCAATGTATGATAAAATGTCTGAAGGAAGAGATTTAGGGCACACATTTATATTAATAGATCCTTCAAGATTTATGGATATAAATAAATTTAAAGAAAATATTACTAAAACAAAAAAAGAATTGCATAGTATAAAAGCTGCTGAAGGTTTTAAACAGGTATTTTATCCGGGTGAAGTAAGTCAGATTACTTATGAAAAATATCAGAGAGAAGGAATTCCTGTAGAAAAAGGAATATACGAATATTTAGTAAGCGATATAGTTCATTATGATAAATTCGGAGGACAAAGTGCTTTTGCAAGTAAAAAATAAAAGCCGAAAATAATTTGTTATTTACTCCTGAATTAGAGAATAGGAGGGATAGAAGATGTCTGAAAAGAAAAAATTATTAAATTTATCATTAACAAGCCAAATATTAATAGCAACTTTCGGAGGGATTATATTCGGCGGTGTTGTCGGTCCTTGGGCCTCAAATTTAAAAGTATTTGGAGATATTTTTCTAAGATTGATACAAATGTCGGTTATAATGCTTGTAATGTCCGCAGTTATAGTAGCAGTCGGCAGAGGGAGTACAGGTGATGCAGGAAAAATAGGATTTCATACATTTAAATGGATTATATTTTTCACACTGACTTCAGCTTTTATGGGAGTAGTTTTATCTTATTATATCCAACCCGGAATAGGTGTTGCTCATATGACGGAAGTCGGTAAAAATGCAGTAACTGCCAATGCACTTCAGGATACTTCACTAAAAGATACTATACTTGCTTTTTTTACCACCAATATTTTCTCATCTATGGCAAGCAGTGCAATGGTCCCTTGTATAATATTTTCTCTGTTTTTCGGAATTGCAATGTCGCAACATATAAGAGATACAGGAAAAACCATTGTTTTAGACT belongs to Pseudoleptotrichia goodfellowii and includes:
- a CDS encoding DUF2877 domain-containing protein; its protein translation is MNKSHEKYGEDGSISELMLLYLKNQKIGYIHSIFKSSLNIRFGENLIHISGDNKGLTCFGCCITGKKIKNIILNADIDDIVIKKGNNLLFYTNSGVREIDILKLKKVNLKIENIKISEKILEEIFGHLKNINFEEKTGIENKEVIKYLQEAISEESQRYLTGRGKGLTPSGDDILVGFALIQHLCTGNVELKCGDLTTDISRQYFKAFNEGYTNQYLIELFSGNIEKSICNITQIGHTSGYDLLFGIFLGIKKFLKWRK
- a CDS encoding MFS transporter; the encoded protein is MSSMLEKRYKAMNVSERYWWKVVALCFAGWILMYADRTILGPVMGNIAEQFNLNNTQLGAVNSIFFLTYAIMQIPFGIVGDRIGRRLVITFGFVLFGVTTFLSGIASGLGVFMIYRAITGIGEGAYYGPQYALSGEAIPQKSLALGTAIINSGMAFGTSGGYLLSSYLVLQKGHHWSLPFFIMSVPTIIVGLLFMTLKERVIKPEDAGKEVIQEVKEEIKKEKTSGLSVFKNKNLMCAFLLLFCSIYANFVIITWLPEFLKQERGFAGTSVGFIASLVPWSSIPGALLFARLSDKLKKTKIFVYSLVPLALISTFSMAYVTNRTVLILMLILYGLTGKLALDPILVAYVTKNSPKEALGTALSAYNFIGMSAAITAPFITGWLKDKFGSMQSGFYLASVLLLVGMLIFSAASENGNKKV
- the allD gene encoding ureidoglycolate dehydrogenase, producing MNDVVIVSPDKLHNLIKNKLEKAGLKSEHADEVAKHLVFADSCGIHSHGAVRVDYYAERIAKKGVTIDPKMSFEKTGPCTGIFHGDNGIGQYVAEKALKYAIEMAKENGVAIVGVEKLSHSGTMAYYLNEIAENDLIGLSMCQSDPMVVPFGGREPYYGTNPIGFGAPASEGLPIVFDMATSVQAWGKILDARSKNMEIPDTWAVDRKGVPTTNPHDVGALLPISGPKGYGLMMIVDILSGLMLGLPFGGHVSSMYDKMSEGRDLGHTFILIDPSRFMDINKFKENITKTKKELHSIKAAEGFKQVFYPGEVSQITYEKYQREGIPVEKGIYEYLVSDIVHYDKFGGQSAFASKK